From the genome of Phlebotomus papatasi isolate M1 chromosome 2, Ppap_2.1, whole genome shotgun sequence:
atatttataacagagggtggagaaaatttatctcaggcatgaaccactaggggagatttcccgagactcaccggtgcatttagaaatccccccgtatagaagacgcccaaatgtcaaaatattcgaacacaACCAAGGAGTTTACGAAGAGGAGGGATTATTATTTCGAAGTGGAGAAAATTTCGGATCAAAATTACCCTGTTTGGATACAACAAATTAGATAActaatttgttctaaaattaatcatttAATAGGAATATTAAATAACCTTTATTAAGTGTTAAATTGTAAAGGCCTACTAATGAAAAAGTTTACTTTAATCGCTTCAAACTAGAGCAGGGactttttctaaaattgtaatttagccgagacacattccAGGTTGATTCTAATACACAAAAggtgatttttcaagatttagtGGTGCATTGTAAAATTTAAGGAGTTCTGGTTTTCTATTCTGGCCTTCTAGGAAAATTTTGGAGAGTCAgaggctttttttttaagattcacTGAGAATTTGAAAGTATACTTGGTGAAATGGGCCGTAAAGTAAACCATTAAAAGCCTTGAGCTTTTAATggtttttttaagatttttaaaggaTACCCGGAatctctgtaaaaaaaaaaccaagaaaatcTTCAGATGGAACTCACCTGCTCCTGCAGCACACCAAAGTGCAGTTGCACCCTCCACTAAAACCCTGTCATAGCTCACTGGACATTCCTGCTCAATGTTGGgcttgaatttatcaatgagcATCTTAAGAACATCCGGCTGCCCATAGTAAGCAGCCGCTGCGAAGGGACTAAGACTCTGTCCATCATCCGATTGATATccctgcaaaaaaaaagaaaccccCCAAATAGTAAAATCCTCTGCGCAGCAATGTCCCAGACACAAAGAACATTCCTGAGTGTAATTTTTTGTGGTATTCTTAGCattggatctttttttttttgggtgggGAGGAGTAATTTTGGGCGGAAAAGTATTTCTTTTCTGTCTTTCCGGAAGATTTCTCATCTGTGGACATTATCACCAGCACATGCTCTCATGAGGGAGGGCATTGACTGTTTGTCGCGTGGGCAAACCATCGAGAGTGGGAATTTCGGTGTCAAGGTCACTTCCTTGTGCTTCTGCGCGGAGTTTCCTGATCTTTGTCCACGGGAATCTCACAGCAGCCCATTGTGCAGAATCTGTGGCGTCGTGATGCTCTATAAATAGGTGTTTTTGGCATAGGCAAGACGCGCAATTCCACAGACAAAGGCAATCAGCACAAAGAACCACGTGAGAAGGGGCGCGCTCTCCGGAATCCCAAGAGTCCGGAAACGAATCTTCACGCAATTGCCAATTGTTGCGTAGAGGTTTATTAATAGCATTGATGCAGAAAGTCAAAAAGGACTTAGATGCAACATTTGCGCATATCTATGACCCTGACACCTCCCCAGCGACCTGCCCCAATTTCCAGGCCAACAGCCCACAATGCAACAGGATGACGGAATGGGGAATGGGAAAAAAATCCAGGGATTCTGATGAAATAGCTCGAATTTATGGGATCATTCTCAACTCACCTCATTGACATAGATGTTCTGCATCTCCTTGGGACGTACCCTGGATAGGAGATCGTACAGGAAGATGGGCATTCCATCCCTTGCAGCTGTATAAATGACTTCCCGAGCATCTCGGGAAAGTTTATCGATGATTTTACACTTCATCTTTCTCAAGTGCCTTGCATCCTTTGATAAGTAATCCAGCACATCCCACTCCTCCAAGGGCTTCTCCTTCTCCTTCTCCTTCTTCTTGCTTATCAGATTTCGCAACACTTTgaacaaatttgaacaatatctCGCACTCTCGAGTTAAAAGAGCTCCTTTCGCTTCGAAAGTTCGACACAAACTGTGATTGTCAGTAACTTTTGAAACCAACCACATAATCCACCTGGCGCTGCCATCGATATTTTTCCCGCGCAAGATCCTATTAACCCATTCGGCTTggcgaaaaattaaaatcagaaaattttataatctttctcaattttcctttcttattttgtttttgcaaattgaTTCAGGTCTatgctgatttttattaaaaaaaagttctacatataaaaacatttatatttttatgaataaaaataaaattacattctttcaataacttaggaataatcaagtcgatacaaaaatcaaatatggttttctgattcgttagattagaggtcacgaaataagagcCATTTTcctgttttaaataaattcataattgccttacaatgtggtTTTATTTTAGGTGGCCagaagtgcttacatggccgaatgggctgactctaccctactaatatttttaatgaaaatttctacTATTTTTCGCTTGTAAACTTTCgcagaaaatattattcattcttTTCTAAGATGTGCttgattttctttaatataaaaaagcaaaaattaaaaatcccaaattaaataaaaatagataACCAATAGGGCCTAATTTCATCATTAAATATTTAGCCCTTTAACATCTAattttacagtgctgtctctctagagagacagcactgtaaaacACTGGAGCAGAGGTgtacaagaaccgttgaaaccgaataaacgtcaaaataagtttgctcaggtagagttttgaccattgacgaacaagcttttggctatatggacccgagtgagtccgacagccttacataaaatagaagaagaagaagacgagaacaagctttatttgacgttttttcggtttcaaacggttcttgcacacatCTGCACTGGAgaaacatgaagtttctccagtgtgaattaaagtattattatcattgtatcgaagttttttatacataattatgataataaattgaaacataagtacaccatgaagaaaattctcttggtttttgtcagacagaaaataaattcacacagcacaaaatataaaaaccgttgatcattgaaaaaacctaaatgtcattttgtcccccagtcagacggataacgaagagccgtgtgtaattGATATTGTTGCGGATTTGACCGGAGACCACGACGGCAGGAAGGAAAAACAAAGGAGGCCAGAGAGTTAAACTCAACAACACTTTATATTTACTTCACTGACACAAAGTATAATTCACGGGAATCTCGTGCAGCTAAAAAGCGCACTATTCGTAGAACtggatctcatcgattaatcagaagccgagataatcgatgtTGTTTTGTTTCTGAACACGTTTTTTCGACCaaagcgccccaagtgttcatttttcgaacttcaactatatcaaataattgttgtattttgtgagactttccatttaaaaccttattttaagtgtcttagaGCGATGacagcggggctctactgtacgTACTGTaccatttattctttttaatgaaCATTTTGAACAGAGCAACAACAAGCAAAGCGTGCAAGGTAAGAACACCCCATCTACGAAAAAGCGGAGGAGTGTGTTCGATTCTACTGGATCTAGAGATAAtgcgaataatttttttttttggactatcaGTGGATTTAAAGTACTAGAACAGCAGCAACTCCAACAGGAAATGCTATAATCTCAATCTAGATTCAATCATTGCATAATAGTATGATAACAATATCCTATCAGTGTCCATTTTGCGAATTATATAGCAATATTAAGTAAGTTACTTATATCGTGAGAAAAACGAGAAATATGGTGTTTCCatatttctctttgtttgcaaaaaaagaaaaaaaattccctgaaaaatgtatccAACCCTCATGATATTcctgaaaaatatgaaaatgaatTCCCATGCAGGAGCCCCCGTGAGTTCtctaaaaatgtatgggttcttaAGGGTTCCATGTCAGTTCCCTgcaaaatgtatgggttcctcaGGTTCCTTGacaaaatgtataggttccccaAATTTCCCGTGGGGTTCTTCGAAATCAGTTATTCCTTGCTCAAAAGCATCTGTAAACAGATATTGATATCCCCTACCGTTTGGCCATTAGGCCCACTACAAACATATGGAAAACCATAAAATCGTATAAataaaccgtttttttttcttcaacttaATAAAATTCAGATGAAAGAACAATTCCATAGTATAAGAACATTAGTCGCTAGATTTgtggatagacatatgcaaaataagGGAATATTTTGATCTGAAGGTCATAAAACAAAGTTTGCAAGTGTGCATATCATCCCCATTGTCATCATGGGTAAATCTTATGTGTTGCAATAAGAGAGAATTTAGTGCAAATTCTTTGTCACACCACTTACATTTGAATTTCTGCTTTTCTTCATTTCCATTCAAATGCTTAAGTTCATGACTCTTCAGGCGATAGAGTGTGAGAAAACTCTGTGAGCAATGGACACATTTGATCTTTTCCTTTCCTTTAACGTGTTTGTTGAGCTGATGGGAATACAATCCTGTTGGTGTTAGGAAAGTCTTGGAACATCCGGGTTTTGGGCATTTGTAAGCATCAGGTTTGGTATGATGATTAAGATGGTTTACGATTTTTGTGCGATTGTCCAACTTTTTCTTGCAGCATATTATAAAAGCCAATTTTTGATCATTATGAATCTTTATGGCATGAGATTTTAACTCGTTGTACGTTTCGAAAGGATTTGAACAAACAGAACACtccattttgaagaatttttttatcCTCTCATCCTCTTCTTTTGATTTATCTGTAGAGGGTACACGTCGATTTTGTGTAGGAGGTTTGGATTTGGATGGACGAGCTCGATTCTTCTTTTGGGTAATTGCTTCTGATTCACATGATGCACCATCATTTTCTTCCATTAAAGCGGACTTTTTGCCCTTTGGTGGTGCATCTTGGTTGTGGCTTTCCTTTCTCTTTCTTTTGTTGGCGATTTTATGCATTTCCGAATTATCTAATGAATCTTCACTCTCAGTTTCATGAACGTTAACATCCTTATCTTCATTTTCATTCTCGTCACTGCCCTCAATTCCATGATCTCTGGTATCTTCTGGATTAAGTATTTCCTGGACATTAATAAAAGAGATACCGGGTTCCGGCGTGTTTGATAGTTCCCCA
Proteins encoded in this window:
- the LOC129800828 gene encoding zinc finger protein 501-like, giving the protein MTDINPLELSCEVKEEIITCTKELCRLCAKSVTSYSSIFQDNLHEYLALIFGVSIQQNDNWPKSICNICLELAKNYVKFVLSVRRAETSLRSIYGELSNTPEPGISFINVQEILNPEDTRDHGIEGSDENENEDKDVNVHETESEDSLDNSEMHKIANKRKRKESHNQDAPPKGKKSALMEENDGASCESEAITQKKNRARPSKSKPPTQNRRVPSTDKSKEEDERIKKFFKMECSVCSNPFETYNELKSHAIKIHNDQKLAFIICCKKKLDNRTKIVNHLNHHTKPDAYKCPKPGCSKTFLTPTGLYSHQLNKHVKGKEKIKCVHCSQSFLTLYRLKSHELKHLNGNEEKQKFKCKWCDKEFALNSLLLQHIRFTHDDNGDDMHTCKLCFMTFRSKYSLILHMSIHKSSD